Proteins encoded by one window of Mesorhizobium sp. INR15:
- a CDS encoding mandelate racemase/muconate lactonizing enzyme family protein, which translates to MAKIEKVELRMVDLVPKVKRTDAIQSFVSQETPLVTITDSDGAVGTGYSYTIGTGGSSVMRLLSDHLAPRLIGRDPDMIEAIWHDLEFATHATTIGAITAIAIAAIDTALWDLRAKKQGLPLWKLAGGAKDRCPLYTTEGGWLHIETQALVDDALAAKAKGFRGSKVKIGRPHGSEDLARLSAVRKAVGDGYEIMTDANQGFSIDEAIRRAARLRELDLAWIEEPLPADDIDGHVRLSNSTPTPIAIGESLYSMRHFREYMQKGACSIVQVDVGRIGGITPWLKIAHAAEAFDIPVCPHFLMELHVSLTCAVQNGRYVEYIPQLDQLTGKRMRIEDGQALAPDEPGIGIDWDWDAVKAMSIAEFTTAITK; encoded by the coding sequence ATGGCCAAGATCGAAAAAGTCGAACTGCGGATGGTCGACCTTGTGCCCAAGGTCAAGCGCACCGACGCGATCCAGAGCTTCGTTAGCCAGGAAACGCCACTGGTGACGATCACCGATTCCGACGGCGCGGTCGGCACCGGCTACAGCTATACGATCGGCACCGGCGGCTCATCGGTGATGCGGCTCTTGTCCGACCATCTGGCGCCACGCCTGATCGGCCGCGACCCCGACATGATCGAGGCGATCTGGCACGATCTCGAATTCGCCACCCATGCCACCACGATCGGCGCGATCACCGCCATCGCGATCGCGGCGATCGACACGGCACTGTGGGACCTGCGGGCGAAGAAGCAGGGTCTGCCACTGTGGAAGCTTGCCGGCGGCGCCAAGGACCGCTGCCCGCTCTACACGACCGAAGGCGGCTGGCTGCATATCGAGACGCAAGCCCTGGTCGACGATGCGCTGGCCGCCAAGGCCAAGGGGTTTCGTGGCTCGAAGGTGAAGATCGGCAGGCCGCACGGGTCAGAAGATCTCGCGCGGCTCTCGGCGGTGCGCAAGGCGGTTGGCGACGGCTACGAGATCATGACCGACGCCAACCAGGGCTTTTCGATCGATGAAGCGATCCGCCGGGCCGCCAGGCTGCGCGAGCTTGACCTCGCCTGGATCGAGGAGCCCTTGCCGGCGGACGACATCGACGGCCATGTGCGGCTGTCGAACTCGACGCCGACGCCGATCGCCATCGGCGAGTCGCTCTATTCCATGCGCCATTTCCGCGAGTACATGCAGAAAGGCGCCTGCTCGATCGTGCAGGTCGATGTCGGCCGTATCGGCGGTATCACGCCCTGGCTCAAGATCGCCCATGCGGCGGAAGCCTTCGACATTCCGGTCTGCCCGCATTTCCTGATGGAACTGCATGTCAGCCTGACCTGCGCTGTTCAGAATGGGCGCTATGTCGAGTATATTCCGCAGCTCGACCAGTTGACCGGCAAGCGTATGCGCATCGAGGATGGGCAAGCGCTGGCGCCGGACGAACCGGGTATCGGCATCGACTGGGACTGGGACGCGGTCAAGGCCATGAGCATCGCCGAATTCACCACGGCGATCACGAAATAG
- a CDS encoding ABC transporter permease has product MSPVARLLSLSRSVGFAVVLLAVLLAVNLILSPARFQPGSWGALIGLAAPLIGAAIASTPVILAGRGGIDISVGPLMGFVNAMVIQVLFLRSGINSPLVLVPAALLIGSLVGAANGFLATIVRIQPIVATLGTYLILTGVTLTVLPAPIGPAPAWLKALAGPWSMLPLAVMFIAWWLVRRTPYYDQLMAVGSDDRAAYTAGVDVTRVRFIAYVMTGMLGGCAGLMLTALIGSADPNIGPTYTLIAIAAVALGGVSLAGGRGGVAGAAIGAIDIFLLQSVLTTFNVSTFVLQIAYGAILVLAVMLTALQERLAMRGR; this is encoded by the coding sequence ATGAGCCCGGTCGCGCGCCTCCTGTCTCTTTCGCGAAGCGTGGGTTTCGCTGTCGTGCTGCTAGCCGTCCTGCTTGCGGTCAATCTCATTCTCAGCCCGGCGCGGTTCCAGCCGGGGTCGTGGGGCGCGCTGATCGGACTGGCCGCGCCGTTGATCGGCGCAGCGATTGCTTCGACCCCGGTGATCCTCGCTGGACGCGGCGGCATCGACATCTCGGTCGGGCCGCTGATGGGCTTCGTCAACGCCATGGTGATCCAGGTTCTTTTCCTGCGTTCTGGCATCAACTCGCCCCTGGTGCTGGTGCCAGCGGCGCTGCTCATCGGCTCGCTGGTGGGCGCGGCGAACGGCTTTCTGGCCACCATCGTGCGCATCCAGCCGATCGTCGCTACGCTCGGCACCTACCTCATCCTCACCGGCGTCACCTTGACGGTTCTGCCCGCACCGATCGGTCCGGCACCAGCATGGCTGAAGGCCCTGGCCGGCCCATGGTCGATGCTGCCGCTGGCGGTGATGTTCATTGCCTGGTGGCTGGTGCGGCGCACGCCTTATTATGACCAGTTGATGGCCGTCGGCAGCGACGATCGAGCCGCCTACACCGCAGGTGTCGATGTCACCCGCGTGCGCTTCATCGCCTATGTCATGACCGGAATGCTCGGCGGCTGCGCCGGGCTGATGCTGACGGCGCTGATCGGCTCCGCCGACCCCAATATCGGTCCGACCTACACGCTGATCGCCATCGCCGCTGTCGCGCTTGGCGGCGTCAGCCTTGCTGGCGGCCGTGGCGGTGTCGCGGGCGCGGCCATAGGCGCGATCGACATCTTCCTTCTGCAAAGCGTGCTGACGACATTCAACGTCTCGACCTTCGTCCTGCAGATCGCCTACGGCGCCATCCTGGTGCTGGCGGTGATGCTGACCGCGCTGCAGGAACGTCTTGCCATGAGGGGGCGCTGA
- a CDS encoding IclR family transcriptional regulator — protein MDDSEDERYRAPALDKGLDILELLAGVDGGLTQAEIAKKLDRSPNEFYRMLDRLVRRGYVTRLDGDRYSLTLKLFGLAQLHAPVRRLVSYATPLMRELAETSQQANQLVVFDRGSAVVIGQQEAPNYWGISIRVGSHISLFDTGSGHVLLAFRSPEERQMMISEHVRSTDKTAQPPEFYARLDQIRDRGYEMMASMQTAGVYNLSAPVCSSDGKAIAALSIPYITVINAPSAPDITRTIELLQATAEKLSHLAGSAVGASA, from the coding sequence ATGGATGACAGCGAAGACGAGCGGTACCGTGCGCCGGCCCTTGACAAGGGGCTCGACATTCTCGAACTGCTGGCCGGCGTCGATGGCGGTCTCACCCAGGCGGAAATCGCCAAGAAGCTCGACCGCAGCCCCAACGAGTTCTACCGCATGCTGGACCGGCTGGTGCGGCGTGGCTACGTCACGCGGCTCGACGGCGACCGGTATTCACTGACGCTCAAGCTGTTCGGTCTTGCGCAATTGCACGCGCCGGTGCGCAGGCTGGTTTCCTACGCCACGCCGCTCATGCGCGAACTGGCTGAGACCTCGCAGCAGGCCAACCAACTTGTTGTTTTTGATCGTGGTTCCGCCGTGGTGATTGGCCAGCAGGAGGCTCCGAACTACTGGGGGATCTCGATCCGGGTCGGCTCGCATATCAGCCTGTTCGACACCGGTTCTGGTCATGTCCTGCTGGCTTTCCGTTCACCGGAAGAGCGGCAGATGATGATTTCCGAACATGTCCGCAGCACCGACAAGACCGCGCAGCCTCCGGAATTCTATGCCCGGCTCGACCAGATTCGCGACCGCGGCTACGAGATGATGGCTTCGATGCAGACAGCCGGCGTCTACAATCTCTCGGCCCCGGTATGCAGTTCCGACGGCAAGGCGATCGCGGCGCTGTCGATTCCCTACATAACGGTGATCAACGCACCGTCCGCGCCTGACATCACCAGAACCATCGAACTTTTACAGGCAACGGCCGAAAAGCTGTCGCATCTGGCGGGGTCGGCGGTGGGCGCATCCGCCTAA
- a CDS encoding ATP-binding cassette domain-containing protein produces the protein MADRGTLSTHDLVIAPGASPIIQTIAAGEIVGLAGLDGHGQELFLKMLAGLASPLGGTIMIDLHGTSSKITSFRKAVASGIAYLPRDRRANGIFPTQSVLDNFAVSTLSRDTRLGLISPAARKARYDIYREKLAISAPRPDAPITTLSGGNQQKVLLARALALEPAILLLNDPTRGVDVATRHVLYDVFRGLAADGMGLVILSSEIEEILLLCHRVLVFRENEVAAEIAGEAMNTENVISAMFGRAA, from the coding sequence ATGGCTGATCGCGGCACTCTTTCCACGCATGATCTCGTCATCGCGCCCGGCGCCAGCCCCATCATTCAAACGATCGCCGCCGGCGAAATCGTCGGGCTTGCCGGCCTCGATGGCCATGGCCAGGAGCTGTTTCTCAAAATGCTCGCCGGCCTGGCATCGCCGCTTGGCGGCACGATCATGATCGATCTGCACGGCACGTCTAGCAAGATCACCAGCTTTCGCAAGGCCGTCGCCAGCGGCATTGCCTACCTGCCGCGCGACAGGCGTGCGAACGGGATTTTTCCGACGCAGTCGGTGCTCGACAATTTCGCCGTTTCGACGCTGTCTAGGGATACTCGGCTTGGGCTGATCAGTCCGGCGGCGCGCAAGGCCCGCTACGACATCTACCGCGAAAAACTGGCGATTTCAGCGCCTCGGCCCGATGCACCAATCACCACCCTGTCCGGCGGCAACCAGCAGAAGGTGCTGCTCGCCCGCGCGCTGGCGCTTGAACCGGCGATCCTGCTGCTCAACGACCCGACGCGCGGCGTCGACGTGGCGACGCGGCATGTTCTCTATGATGTCTTTCGCGGGCTGGCCGCCGACGGCATGGGCCTCGTGATCCTTTCCAGCGAGATCGAAGAGATCCTGCTTCTCTGTCACCGCGTTCTGGTGTTCCGCGAGAACGAAGTCGCGGCGGAAATCGCCGGCGAAGCGATGAACACCGAGAATGTGATATCCGCGATGTTCGGGCGTGCCGCATGA
- a CDS encoding carbohydrate ABC transporter permease: MKGFKPSAPFLLLLPAMIVLAAVVVVPLLLSLYSSFTPFRLTKPETFYVFVGFRNYLSILANTDFWWAFGRTVLLLTIALNLEMLLGLGLAMLVEKATRGQRILRTLMMFPMMFSPILVGFQFKFMFNDNIGLVNNALQSLGITRNAIPWLIESHLAFIAISIAEIWSSTAIFAILILAGLLAMPKEPIEAARVDGCTPWQTFRYVTWPFVMPFAYIAMTIRSLDVARAYDIVKIMTDGGPAGRTELLWTLVARTAYSDGRMGMANAMAYFSILLSIAFTVYFFNKLAAARTQIGAEW; encoded by the coding sequence ATGAAGGGCTTCAAGCCATCCGCGCCATTCCTGCTGCTGCTTCCGGCGATGATCGTATTGGCGGCGGTTGTCGTGGTGCCGTTGCTTCTGTCGCTTTATTCCAGCTTCACGCCTTTCCGCCTGACCAAGCCCGAGACGTTTTACGTCTTCGTCGGCTTCCGGAACTATCTTTCGATCCTGGCCAACACCGATTTCTGGTGGGCGTTCGGCCGCACAGTCCTGTTGCTGACCATCGCGCTCAATCTCGAAATGCTGCTCGGCCTCGGCCTGGCGATGCTGGTTGAAAAGGCGACACGCGGCCAGCGTATCCTGCGCACGCTGATGATGTTTCCGATGATGTTCTCACCGATCCTGGTCGGCTTCCAGTTCAAGTTCATGTTCAACGACAATATCGGCCTGGTGAACAATGCCTTGCAGTCGCTCGGCATCACGCGGAACGCCATACCGTGGCTGATCGAAAGCCATCTCGCCTTCATCGCCATCTCGATCGCCGAGATCTGGTCGTCGACCGCGATCTTCGCCATCCTGATCCTCGCTGGACTACTCGCCATGCCCAAGGAGCCGATCGAGGCGGCGCGTGTCGATGGCTGCACGCCCTGGCAGACCTTCCGCTATGTGACGTGGCCGTTCGTCATGCCCTTCGCCTATATCGCGATGACCATCCGTTCGCTTGACGTCGCGCGAGCCTATGACATCGTCAAGATCATGACCGACGGCGGGCCCGCAGGCCGCACCGAGCTTCTGTGGACGCTGGTGGCGCGCACCGCCTACAGCGACGGGCGCATGGGCATGGCCAACGCCATGGCTTATTTTTCGATCCTGCTGTCCATCGCCTTCACCGTCTATTTCTTCAACAAGCTCGCCGCGGCGCGCACCCAGATCGGTGCAGAGTGGTGA
- a CDS encoding ATP-binding cassette domain-containing protein, translating to MLEIRNISKRYGETVALSDASIAFRAGTIHTILGENGSGKSTMVKLLSGIVQPDSGAIVLQGKPFSGTSPSVFQAQGFATVFQEVLIAPDRSVTDNILLGLDGLIRRAVPRSERRDRAAAALKRFAVTDVPPDTRAGLLPLAAQQLVVLARAVVRNPKILILDEVTAALDFADRESVFSLMRALAAEGCLILFITHRMDEVMSLSDRISILRGGSVVSTEERGASTPAELLKAMAPRTAAELAHG from the coding sequence ATGCTTGAAATCAGAAACATATCCAAACGCTATGGCGAGACGGTCGCCCTTTCGGACGCCTCGATCGCGTTCCGGGCCGGGACGATCCACACCATCCTGGGCGAGAACGGTTCCGGCAAGAGCACCATGGTCAAGCTCTTGTCCGGCATCGTCCAGCCGGACAGCGGCGCGATCGTCCTGCAAGGCAAGCCCTTCTCGGGGACCAGCCCCTCTGTCTTCCAGGCGCAAGGTTTTGCCACTGTGTTTCAGGAAGTGCTGATCGCGCCCGATCGCAGCGTGACCGACAACATATTGCTTGGTCTTGATGGCCTGATCCGCCGTGCCGTCCCCCGCAGCGAGCGCCGCGACAGGGCCGCCGCCGCGTTGAAGCGTTTTGCTGTCACCGACGTTCCTCCCGATACCCGCGCTGGGCTGTTGCCGCTCGCCGCGCAGCAACTGGTGGTTCTCGCCCGCGCCGTCGTGCGCAATCCAAAGATCCTCATCCTCGACGAAGTCACAGCCGCGCTCGATTTCGCCGATCGCGAGTCCGTCTTCTCGCTGATGCGGGCCCTTGCCGCCGAGGGCTGCCTTATCCTGTTCATCACCCACCGCATGGACGAGGTGATGTCGCTTTCGGATCGTATATCCATCCTGCGCGGCGGCAGCGTGGTGAGCACGGAAGAGCGCGGCGCTTCGACACCAGCAGAACTGTTGAAGGCCATGGCGCCACGAACGGCGGCGGAGCTGGCGCATGGCTGA
- a CDS encoding amidohydrolase, whose protein sequence is MIIDTHLHLIDRSALHYPWLAGVPALDRDFSYDEYATEAQRVGVGRVMHMEVDVDPADIEAETDRVEGLARESGSMLVGAIAACRPEEADFPAYLERQQAKPFVKGFRRVLHVMPDDLSESALFRDNIRRLGGTGLTFDFVVLPHQIPKAIALADLAPDVQFVLDHCGVPDIKGNGEHPWREHMSEIARRPNVMAKISGVVAYADAGSWTVETLRPYVEHTIGAFGWDRVVWGSDWPVCTLGGGLSTWVAATHALLAGCSVAERDKLLSGNARKLWRLK, encoded by the coding sequence ATGATCATCGATACCCATCTGCATCTCATCGATCGCTCGGCGCTGCACTACCCCTGGCTTGCGGGCGTCCCGGCCCTCGATCGCGATTTTTCCTACGACGAGTACGCCACGGAGGCGCAGCGGGTCGGCGTCGGGCGCGTGATGCATATGGAGGTCGATGTTGATCCGGCTGACATCGAGGCCGAAACCGATCGTGTCGAAGGCCTGGCTCGTGAGAGCGGCAGCATGCTGGTTGGGGCGATCGCGGCCTGTCGCCCGGAAGAGGCGGACTTTCCAGCCTACCTCGAGCGCCAGCAAGCAAAGCCCTTCGTCAAGGGCTTCCGCCGCGTTCTCCACGTCATGCCAGACGATCTCTCTGAAAGCGCTTTGTTCCGGGACAACATCCGGCGGCTTGGCGGCACCGGCCTGACCTTCGATTTCGTCGTGCTGCCGCATCAGATTCCAAAGGCAATCGCGCTTGCCGACCTGGCGCCCGACGTTCAGTTCGTGCTCGACCATTGCGGCGTGCCAGACATCAAGGGCAATGGCGAGCATCCATGGCGCGAGCACATGAGCGAGATCGCGCGGCGCCCCAATGTGATGGCAAAGATCTCGGGTGTGGTTGCCTATGCCGATGCCGGCAGCTGGACGGTTGAGACGCTGCGGCCCTATGTCGAACACACGATCGGTGCCTTCGGCTGGGATCGTGTTGTCTGGGGCAGCGACTGGCCCGTCTGCACGCTTGGCGGCGGCCTGTCGACCTGGGTGGCGGCGACACACGCGCTGCTTGCCGGTTGCAGCGTCGCAGAGCGTGACAAACTGCTGTCGGGAAATGCCCGCAAGCTTTGGCGGTTGAAATAG
- a CDS encoding ABC transporter permease — MAIGQNLFATTNARVVGAFCVAAVLHLAGMVLIPGYSAPFAVRAMLVLASLLAVASIGQTLVVIMGGIDLSIPFVIGFANVVAAQLYGDGWNFVLVCGLVGVLAIMIGGLNGLISRSLDIQPLIVTLGIGMIVQGLVLLWTAGFPSGSAPEAVSSFVSIGGSAGPLPVPWLVPSLVVLAALVVLVLERTPYGRRLYALGSNPDAAPLALIDPVRMWVITYAASAFFAAVAGVLLLGFTGSAYGDVGQPYLFQTIAAVVVGGAALVGGRGSYLGTIAGVLVLTEINTLLIGLGFQPSAVQAALGLVIVLLVSLYGRERHVSTTI; from the coding sequence ATGGCCATCGGCCAAAACCTGTTCGCGACAACCAATGCCCGCGTCGTCGGCGCCTTCTGCGTCGCGGCCGTGCTGCACCTTGCCGGCATGGTTCTCATTCCAGGCTATTCGGCGCCTTTCGCCGTGCGCGCCATGCTGGTGCTCGCCTCGCTGCTTGCCGTTGCCTCGATTGGCCAGACGCTGGTCGTGATCATGGGTGGTATCGACCTCTCCATCCCCTTCGTCATAGGCTTCGCCAATGTCGTGGCGGCGCAGCTTTATGGCGATGGCTGGAATTTTGTTCTCGTCTGCGGCCTCGTCGGCGTGCTCGCCATCATGATCGGCGGGCTGAACGGCCTGATCTCGCGCAGCCTGGATATCCAGCCGCTCATCGTCACGCTGGGTATCGGCATGATCGTGCAAGGCCTGGTGCTTTTGTGGACGGCGGGTTTCCCCTCGGGCTCCGCACCGGAAGCCGTTTCGAGCTTCGTGTCGATCGGCGGGTCGGCTGGGCCGTTGCCGGTTCCGTGGCTGGTGCCAAGCCTGGTTGTACTTGCCGCGCTCGTCGTGCTGGTGTTGGAACGTACTCCCTATGGGCGGCGGCTCTACGCGCTGGGCAGCAATCCGGACGCGGCGCCGCTGGCGCTGATCGATCCGGTTCGGATGTGGGTCATCACCTATGCCGCAAGTGCCTTCTTCGCGGCTGTCGCGGGCGTGCTGCTGCTTGGTTTCACCGGCTCCGCCTATGGCGATGTCGGGCAGCCCTATCTGTTCCAGACCATCGCGGCCGTGGTCGTCGGCGGTGCGGCGCTTGTCGGCGGGCGGGGCAGCTATCTCGGCACGATCGCCGGCGTTCTGGTGCTGACCGAAATCAACACGTTGCTGATCGGTCTCGGCTTCCAGCCGTCAGCGGTGCAGGCGGCACTAGGCCTGGTCATCGTGCTGCTGGTCTCGCTCTATGGCCGCGAACGGCACGTCTCGACGACGATCTGA
- a CDS encoding carbohydrate ABC transporter permease: MDENSSARLKRRLLGIAYRIGLFLAMLTICLPGLWIVLSSLRPTVEIMAKPPVWIPQEISFDAYVAMFSGIGKGGIPVIEYFRNSLIISVTSTAIAVAIGMAGGYAFARYRFRGKSGVFLGLMLTRTVPGIALSLPLFFLYVRLGIIDTHFGLILAYVALNVPFTIWLIDGFFRQVPKDLAEAAQIDGCTRWQAFWQVEFPLAGPGIASAAIFAFLTCWNEFALASQLTRSVSAKTLPVGLLDYTAEFTIDWRGMCALAVVMIVPALTLTYIVQKHLVGGLTSGAVKG; the protein is encoded by the coding sequence ATGGACGAGAATTCTTCCGCCCGGCTGAAGCGCCGGCTGCTTGGCATCGCCTATCGCATCGGCCTGTTCCTGGCGATGCTGACGATCTGCCTGCCGGGCCTCTGGATCGTGCTGTCGTCTCTGCGGCCAACGGTCGAGATCATGGCCAAGCCGCCGGTATGGATCCCGCAGGAGATTTCCTTCGACGCCTATGTCGCGATGTTCAGCGGCATCGGCAAGGGCGGCATTCCTGTCATCGAGTATTTCCGCAACTCGCTGATCATCTCGGTGACCTCGACCGCCATCGCAGTGGCCATCGGCATGGCCGGCGGCTACGCCTTCGCCCGCTACCGTTTTCGGGGCAAGTCAGGCGTCTTCCTCGGCCTGATGCTCACGCGCACGGTGCCCGGCATCGCGCTGTCGTTGCCGCTGTTCTTCCTCTATGTACGGCTCGGCATCATCGACACGCATTTCGGGTTGATCCTCGCCTATGTCGCGCTCAATGTGCCCTTCACCATCTGGCTGATCGACGGCTTCTTTCGCCAGGTACCCAAGGATCTGGCGGAGGCCGCGCAGATCGACGGCTGCACACGCTGGCAGGCGTTCTGGCAGGTCGAGTTTCCCCTCGCCGGACCCGGCATTGCGTCGGCCGCGATCTTCGCCTTCCTGACCTGCTGGAATGAGTTCGCGCTGGCCTCGCAACTGACTCGTTCGGTAAGCGCCAAGACGCTGCCGGTCGGCCTGCTCGACTACACCGCCGAGTTCACCATCGACTGGCGAGGCATGTGCGCGCTGGCCGTGGTGATGATCGTCCCGGCGCTCACCCTCACCTACATCGTCCAGAAACACCTTGTCGGCGGCTTGACCTCCGGCGCGGTGAAAGGCTGA
- a CDS encoding sugar ABC transporter substrate-binding protein, translating to MNRLLSGVSAGALALAFGAGAALAGDLPGKFEGVTIDVKLIGGQQYEKLYERIPEWEKLTGAKVNILTKKNGFDIDKELKSDIASGSTNWCVGWNHSSFAPQYTGLYTDLSKLLPKSEIDAFVPSTIKSATIDGKLEMLPRAQFDVSALYYQKSLYENADNKTKFKAKYGYDLMPPDTWKEVTDQAEFFANPPNFYGTQFAGKEEAINGRFYEMVVAEGGEYLDKDGKPVFNSEAGIRALDWFVNLYKAKAVPAGTTNYLWDDLGQGFASGTVAINLDWPGWAGFFNDPKSSKVAGNVGVKVAPKGSSGKRTGWSGFHGFSVTENCPNKEAAASLVWWLTNEDSQKLEAAAGPLPTRTAVWDWDLQQAASDPYKKEVLTAFQEEAKHAFAVPQTPEWIEISNAVYPELQAAILGDKTSKQALDEAAAKATQILQDAGKL from the coding sequence ATGAACAGACTGCTTTCCGGCGTGTCCGCCGGCGCATTGGCGCTTGCATTCGGTGCAGGCGCGGCCCTTGCCGGCGACCTGCCCGGCAAGTTCGAAGGCGTTACCATCGATGTGAAGCTGATCGGTGGCCAGCAATATGAAAAGCTCTATGAACGTATCCCGGAATGGGAGAAGCTGACAGGCGCCAAGGTCAACATCCTGACCAAGAAGAACGGCTTCGACATCGACAAGGAACTCAAGTCCGACATCGCCTCAGGCAGCACCAACTGGTGCGTCGGCTGGAACCATTCGTCGTTCGCGCCGCAATATACGGGGCTCTACACCGATCTCAGCAAGCTCTTGCCCAAATCGGAAATCGATGCGTTCGTGCCTTCGACGATCAAGTCGGCGACCATCGACGGCAAACTGGAGATGCTGCCTCGCGCCCAGTTCGACGTTTCGGCGCTCTACTACCAGAAGAGCCTGTACGAGAACGCCGACAACAAGACCAAGTTCAAGGCGAAATACGGCTATGACCTGATGCCGCCGGACACCTGGAAGGAAGTCACCGACCAGGCGGAGTTCTTCGCCAACCCGCCCAACTTCTACGGCACGCAGTTCGCCGGCAAGGAAGAGGCGATCAACGGCCGCTTCTACGAAATGGTGGTCGCCGAGGGCGGCGAATATCTCGACAAGGACGGCAAGCCGGTGTTCAACTCCGAAGCCGGCATCCGGGCGCTCGACTGGTTCGTCAACCTCTACAAGGCCAAGGCCGTACCGGCCGGCACGACCAACTACCTCTGGGACGATCTCGGCCAGGGCTTTGCCTCGGGCACTGTCGCCATCAATCTCGACTGGCCGGGCTGGGCCGGGTTCTTCAACGATCCGAAGTCGTCGAAGGTCGCCGGCAATGTCGGCGTCAAGGTTGCGCCCAAGGGCTCCTCCGGCAAGCGCACCGGCTGGTCTGGTTTCCATGGCTTCTCGGTGACCGAAAACTGCCCGAACAAGGAGGCTGCCGCATCGCTTGTGTGGTGGTTGACCAACGAGGATAGCCAGAAGCTCGAAGCCGCCGCAGGCCCGCTGCCAACCCGCACCGCTGTCTGGGACTGGGATCTCCAGCAGGCGGCAAGCGATCCTTACAAGAAGGAGGTCCTGACCGCCTTCCAGGAAGAAGCCAAGCACGCCTTTGCCGTGCCGCAGACGCCTGAGTGGATCGAGATTTCGAACGCTGTCTATCCCGAGTTGCAGGCAGCCATCCTCGGCGACAAGACGTCGAAGCAGGCACTGGACGAAGCCGCCGCCAAGGCGACGCAGATCCTTCAGGACGCCGGCAAGCTCTGA
- a CDS encoding ABC transporter ATP-binding protein: MATVSLTKLTKRYGNIGIVHGIDLDIADREFIALVGPSGCGKSTTLRMIAGLEEISAGSIEIGGRVVNDLPPRSRNISMVFQSYALYPHMTVRENLGFSLKIAGAAKDDMDRRVAEASAILGLDTLLDRRPSQLSGGQRQRVAMGRAIVRDPDVFLFDEPLSNLDAKLRTQMRTEIKKLHAKVQSTVIYVTHDQVEAMTLADRIVIMRDGYIEQVGTPDEVFRRPATRFVAGFIGSPPMNLHEATVNDGHLVFASGEKLPLPGQFKANVVTGAKVVFGLRPDDIYPTGHGISSGGVADVHQIELPITVTEPLGNETLVFVEFNGTDWVSRMLNPRPLKSGERITMSFDMSQAHLFATDTGKTLRS; this comes from the coding sequence ATGGCAACCGTCTCCCTCACCAAGCTGACCAAGCGCTACGGCAATATCGGGATCGTGCATGGCATCGATCTCGACATTGCTGATCGCGAATTCATCGCGCTGGTCGGCCCCTCCGGCTGCGGCAAGTCGACAACGCTGCGCATGATCGCCGGGCTGGAAGAAATCAGCGCCGGCTCGATCGAGATCGGCGGGCGCGTCGTCAACGACCTGCCGCCGCGCTCGCGTAACATCTCGATGGTGTTCCAGTCCTACGCGCTCTATCCGCACATGACGGTGCGTGAAAACCTCGGCTTCTCCTTGAAGATCGCGGGGGCCGCCAAGGACGACATGGACCGCCGCGTCGCTGAGGCATCGGCCATCCTCGGCTTGGACACGCTGCTGGACCGCCGCCCCTCGCAACTGTCGGGCGGCCAACGCCAGCGCGTTGCCATGGGCCGCGCGATCGTGCGCGACCCCGATGTCTTCCTGTTCGACGAGCCGCTTTCCAACCTCGACGCCAAGCTGCGCACGCAGATGCGCACGGAAATCAAAAAGCTGCACGCCAAGGTGCAGTCGACGGTCATCTACGTCACCCATGACCAGGTCGAGGCGATGACGCTTGCCGACCGCATCGTCATCATGCGCGACGGCTATATCGAACAGGTAGGCACGCCGGACGAGGTTTTCCGGCGGCCAGCGACACGCTTCGTTGCCGGCTTCATCGGTTCGCCACCGATGAACCTGCATGAAGCCACGGTCAATGACGGACACCTGGTTTTCGCCAGCGGCGAAAAACTGCCGCTGCCCGGCCAGTTCAAGGCCAATGTCGTCACCGGCGCCAAGGTCGTTTTCGGACTGAGGCCTGACGATATTTATCCGACCGGTCATGGCATCAGTTCAGGCGGCGTTGCCGACGTCCATCAGATCGAACTCCCAATAACGGTCACCGAGCCGCTCGGCAACGAGACGCTTGTCTTCGTCGAGTTCAATGGCACGGACTGGGTGTCGCGCATGCTGAACCCGCGGCCGCTGAAATCAGGCGAGCGGATCACCATGAGTTTCGATATGTCGCAGGCGCATCTGTTTGCCACCGACACCGGCAAGACATTGCGGAGCTGA